Genomic DNA from Acidimicrobiales bacterium:
GCTCGTCGATCATCCACTGCACAGCTTCGCCCGAGAAGCCGGGGGCGTCGGCGAAGTAGCCGGTGTAGGCATCGGGGTCGCCGGTGCCGAAGAACTCGGCGAGTCCGGTCTGGACGATGACCAATGAACCCCGTTGGATCTTGCCGTTCTTCTTCTCGTAGGCCTTGATCTGATCGACGGTGATCTGGAAGTCGTAGCTGTCGGCCTCCCAATCACGAACATCGATGATGTACGACGGCCACACGAATTCGCTGGCGTCGAGGTCGTCGACGGAGCGGGCGCCGGCTTCGATGAAGTGCGACGGTGCGTCAAGGTGTGTGCCGGTGTGCGTCGCTGTGTGCAGCGCCTCGATGCGGTAGGAGAAGAACTCCTCGCCGCCGTCTTCGTAGTAGAAGTCGAGCCGTTCGATCTCGGTCTCGGGGTCGCCGGGGAAGATCGACGCCGATTCATCGTGGACATGGCCGAGCGACTCGATGCCGCCAGGGCAGGTCAATTGGGCCCCGCTCCTGTCGGCTTTCACCCGGAAGGCCTGGCTGGCGCCGACCGCGCCGGCAGTGCCGACGATGGCGAGGGCGAGGGTGGAGGCGACGACCTTGCGGCCCCGCTTCTTGGGTCTGACGGTCGGGGTTGCGCCGATCGTGGTTTCGTCAGTCATGAGATCTCCGCTGTTTGGGTTGAGAGGCTGAGCGCGCACGGGGGCGGGCCGATCACGGACCGTAGTGCACCCTCACGGACGGGCGCCAGGGGTGGTGCACGTTCGGTCCTCTGTGCTTCATCGGTTGAAGTCGCGGGGTGCCTTGAGCGGATGTCACCCGAATGGGGG
This window encodes:
- a CDS encoding cyclase family protein; amino-acid sequence: MTDETTIGATPTVRPKKRGRKVVASTLALAIVGTAGAVGASQAFRVKADRSGAQLTCPGGIESLGHVHDESASIFPGDPETEIERLDFYYEDGGEEFFSYRIEALHTATHTGTHLDAPSHFIEAGARSVDDLDASEFVWPSYIIDVRDWEADSYDFQITVDQIKAYEKKNGKIQRGSLVIVQTGLAEFFGTGDPDAYTGYFADAPGFSGEAVQWMIDERGVKAIGSDSFGPDATSDELFDATYTILANDGVAIPGLTNLDSMSVKGDIVMAAPVKLLDGSAFQVNPLACLGSSSGHHSNGNGNGHGKDRDRD